One Mustela nigripes isolate SB6536 chromosome 5, MUSNIG.SB6536, whole genome shotgun sequence DNA segment encodes these proteins:
- the SOX4 gene encoding transcription factor SOX-4 has product MVQQTNNAENTEALLAGESSDSGAGLELGIASSPTPGSTASTGGKADDPSWCKTPSGHIKRPMNAFMVWSQIERRKIMEQSPDMHNAEISKRLGKRWKLLKDSDKIPFIREAERLRLKHMADYPDYKYRPRKKVKSGNASSGASAAASSKPGEKGDKVGGGGGHGGGGGGGGSGHAGGGGGGAGGGGGANSKPAQKKSCGSKVAGGAGGGGSKPHAKLILAGGGGGGKAAAAGAAPSFAAEQALLPLGAAADHHSLYKARTPSAATAAAAAAGAAGSVSTAASASSAGLAAPGKPLADKKVKRVYLFGGLGASSSPAGGVGAGADPSDPLGLYEEGGAGCSPDGPSLSGRSSAASSPAAGRSPADHRSYASLRAASPAPSSAPSHASSSASSHSSSSSSSGSSSSDDEFEDDLLDLNPSSNFESMSLGSFSSSSALDRDLDFNLEPGSGSHFEFPDYCTPEVSEMISGDWLESSISNLVFTY; this is encoded by the coding sequence ATGGTGCAGCAAACCAACAACGCCGAGAACACGGAAGCGCTGCTGGCCGGCGAGAGCTCGGACTCGGGCGCCGGCCTGGAGCTGGGCATCGCCTCCTCCCCCACGCCCGGCTCCACCGCGTCCACGGGCGGCAAGGCCGACGACCCGAGCTGGTGCAAGACGCCGAGCGGCCACATCAAGCGGCCCATGAACGCCTTCATGGTGTGGTCGCAGATCGAGCGGCGCAAGATCATGGAGCAGTCGCCCGACATGCACAACGCCGAGATCTCCAAGCGGCTGGGCAAACGCTGGAAGCTGCTCAAAGACAGCGACAAGATCCCCTTCATCCGGGAGGCGGAGCGGCTGCGCCTCAAGCACATGGCTGACTACCCCGACTACAAGTACCGGCCCAGGAAGAAGGTGAAGTCCGGCAACGCCAGCTCCGGCGCCTCGGCCGCCGCCTCCTCCAAGCCGGGGGAGAAGGGCGACAAGGTCGGTGGCGGGGGCGGCcacgggggcggcggcggcgggggcgggagcGGCCAcgcggggggcggcggcggcggcgcgggcggcggcggcggcgccaaCTCCAAACCCGCGCAGAAAAAGAGCTGCGGCTCCAAAGTggcgggcggcgcgggcggcgggggcAGCAAACCGCACGCCAAGCTCATCctggcgggcggcggcggcggcgggaagGCGGCGGCCGCGGGCGCCGCGCCCTCCTTCGCGGCCGAGCAGGCCCTGCTGCCCCTGGGCGCCGCCGCCGACCACCACTCGCTGTACAAGGCGCGGACTCCCAGcgcggcgacggcggcggcggcggcggcgggggcggcgggctCGGTCTCCACCGCCGCCTCCGCCTCCTCGGCCGGCCTCGCGGCCCCGGGCAAGCCCCTGGCCGACAAGAAGGTGAAGCGCGTCTACCTGTTCGGCGGCCTGGGCGCGTCCTCCTCGCCCGCGGGCGGCGTGGGCGCGGGCGCCGACCCCAGCGACCCCCTGGGCCTGTACGAGGAGGGCGGCGCGGGCTGCTCGCCCGACGGGCCGAGCCTGAGCGGCCGCAGCAGCGCCGCCTCGTCGCCCGCCGCCGGCCGCTCGCCCGCCGACCACCGCAGCTACGCCAGCCTGCGCGCCGCCTCGCCCGCGCCGTCCAGCGCGCCCTCGCACGCGTCCTCGTCGGCCTCGTCCCACTCGTCCTCGTCCTCGTCGTCGGGCTCCTCGTCCTCCGACGACGAGTTCGAAGACGACCTGCTCGACCTGAACCCCAGCTCAAACTTTGAGAGCATGTCCCTGGGCAGCTTCAGCTCGTCGTCGGCGCTGGACCGGGACCTGGATTTTAACTTGGAGCCCGGCTCCGGCTCGCACTTCGAGTTCCCGGACTACTGCACGCCCGAGGTGAGCGAGATGATCTCGGGAGACTGGCTCGAGTCCAGCATCTCCAACCTGGTCTTCACCTACTGA